Proteins from a genomic interval of Thermoplasmata archaeon:
- a CDS encoding ATP-dependent DNA helicase translates to MSAPGGLFPYKPRPMQEEMVALISRGVSERGCVVVEAGSGAGKTVCALAACLQSILSSGGRCLYLTRTNSQQVQVFRELRVISKKQKVLGLGIQGRHSTCLLIETEREWRKALPEELSLLCNDRKEAVRSKQGLGCPFYENLLAEGVEGLLSWVSSALPTAEEMTRRCRQLGICPYEASKLLARVATVVVAPYVYFLSPFIRARLLDWMNCPVEELIVVVDEAHNLPEFARQLRSTTLSLQTLKRAVEEAEALGGLQVLDDVRVPEFCAKIEAVILQLREEYLIDEDGLVPPGAVEEELMHHFKWTSNRLEAAIASIVAHGEVVREKRRKEGRLPRSHLHSLGHFLAMWTSAESDVYVKLIRDGEAPRLEAYCMDPSLAAEPLSKCRASIHMSGTLSPLEEYRDSLGLARTALMRSFDTGFPPEHRLLVCDPSVTMKYEERVMDEGMFSTILSKVAEICRATQRNTAVFFPSHDLLEKAMALGLGDQIDRKLFVEERGLEQQELLETIDSFKREGRRGGEGGVLMSVVGGRVSEGIDFPDRELEVAIIVGIPYPKPTARQRALQYFYDLRFGRGWDYTVRAPTARRMLQAIGRLIRSERDRGVAVILDRRALQFAEFLPGLVTSENPVEEVIRFWGQNSPISRD, encoded by the coding sequence ATGAGCGCTCCCGGCGGCCTCTTCCCATACAAGCCAAGACCGATGCAGGAGGAGATGGTGGCGCTTATAAGTAGGGGCGTTTCGGAGAGAGGGTGCGTGGTGGTGGAGGCGGGATCCGGTGCGGGGAAGACCGTCTGCGCCCTCGCCGCCTGCCTTCAAAGCATTCTCTCAAGCGGGGGACGGTGCCTCTACCTGACCAGAACGAACTCCCAGCAGGTGCAGGTCTTCAGGGAACTCCGGGTAATATCCAAGAAGCAGAAGGTGCTCGGGCTCGGCATTCAGGGCCGCCACAGCACTTGCCTACTTATTGAAACGGAGAGGGAGTGGCGCAAAGCCCTGCCTGAGGAGCTCTCTCTTCTATGCAACGACCGGAAGGAGGCCGTGCGGAGCAAGCAGGGGCTGGGGTGTCCTTTTTATGAGAATCTCCTGGCCGAGGGCGTGGAGGGGCTTCTCTCCTGGGTCTCTAGCGCGCTGCCAACCGCGGAGGAGATGACCCGTCGTTGCAGGCAACTGGGCATCTGCCCTTACGAAGCCTCCAAACTACTCGCTAGAGTGGCGACCGTTGTGGTCGCGCCCTATGTCTATTTCCTGAGCCCATTCATTCGGGCCAGGCTGCTTGACTGGATGAACTGCCCGGTGGAGGAGCTCATCGTGGTCGTGGACGAGGCCCACAACCTGCCCGAGTTCGCGCGCCAGCTCCGTTCCACCACCCTGAGCCTGCAGACCCTGAAGAGAGCGGTGGAGGAGGCGGAGGCCCTCGGGGGGCTGCAGGTGCTCGATGATGTCCGAGTTCCCGAATTCTGCGCGAAGATAGAGGCGGTGATTCTCCAGCTCAGGGAGGAGTATCTTATTGACGAGGACGGCCTTGTGCCCCCAGGGGCGGTGGAGGAAGAGCTGATGCACCATTTCAAATGGACTTCGAACAGACTCGAGGCTGCGATCGCCAGCATCGTTGCGCACGGAGAGGTCGTAAGGGAGAAGAGGAGGAAGGAAGGGCGGCTCCCCCGGTCGCATCTCCACTCGCTCGGTCATTTCCTTGCGATGTGGACGAGCGCAGAGAGCGACGTGTATGTCAAGCTGATCAGGGATGGGGAGGCCCCTCGCCTCGAAGCCTACTGCATGGACCCCTCGCTCGCCGCCGAGCCCCTTTCTAAATGCCGCGCGAGCATTCACATGTCGGGAACCCTCTCACCCCTCGAAGAGTACAGGGACTCTCTCGGCCTCGCACGGACCGCCTTAATGAGGAGCTTCGACACCGGCTTCCCACCGGAGCACAGACTTCTGGTCTGCGACCCGTCCGTGACGATGAAGTATGAGGAGAGGGTGATGGACGAGGGGATGTTCTCAACAATCCTCTCCAAGGTGGCTGAAATATGCAGAGCGACCCAACGAAACACGGCGGTTTTCTTCCCGTCCCACGACCTTCTCGAGAAGGCAATGGCCCTCGGGCTGGGGGACCAGATCGATAGGAAGCTCTTTGTGGAGGAGCGGGGTCTGGAGCAGCAGGAGCTCCTCGAGACCATCGACAGCTTCAAGAGAGAGGGCAGGAGGGGCGGTGAAGGAGGGGTACTGATGTCGGTAGTCGGCGGGAGGGTGAGCGAGGGAATCGATTTCCCGGATAGGGAGCTGGAGGTTGCCATCATCGTCGGAATACCCTATCCAAAGCCCACCGCCCGTCAGAGGGCCCTTCAGTACTTCTACGACCTCAGGTTTGGGAGGGGCTGGGATTACACAGTGCGGGCACCGACGGCCCGTAGGATGCTCCAGGCCATTGGCCGGCTGATAAGGAGCGAGAGGGACAGGGGCGTGGCGGTCATACTTGATAGGAGGGCTCTCCAGTTCGCCGAGTTCCTTCCGGGGCTCGTCACATCCGAGAACCCCGTTGAGGAAGTGATTCGGTTTTGGGGACAGAATTCGCCCATTTCTAGAGATTGA
- a CDS encoding polyprenyl synthetase family protein codes for MGPGQQMELDEDFVTRFTAEKWPLVRREIERVLPRTGPFSRWLNEPAWYHIGDDCIDPVTKRGPKRSRPMLCLMAAECLGVPLRDALPFAAATEITHSYLICHDDLMDGDTSRRDRPAVWVRYGEAGEKRRGEYLRRVMRGLRPGDRGIANGINLGDYMMAKAYEVITTSHLPVEKKLALCEVLTLTLVKTGEGQALDINLRADAGFTVEKYRELATLKTGYYLIFGVVGAAILAGLGERAVSDLWRLGGNVGVAFQILDDVIDLTTGKGRMGRDGKPEIGNDIREGKPSALFARALEVCGPREREELLAIFKKPRERTTKRDIERVISIYRKNGVVDWEPGGRTRRVRGWAVDEAERLLREALAIVDGMEGLGNSEQAERFRALMRFMARRES; via the coding sequence ATGGGACCAGGTCAGCAGATGGAGCTGGACGAAGATTTCGTGACTCGCTTCACGGCGGAGAAGTGGCCGCTCGTCCGAAGGGAAATAGAGCGCGTGCTGCCGCGCACCGGGCCATTCTCGCGGTGGCTGAATGAGCCCGCTTGGTACCACATCGGAGACGACTGCATAGACCCTGTGACGAAAAGAGGCCCCAAGCGCTCCCGGCCTATGCTCTGCCTTATGGCCGCGGAGTGTCTCGGAGTCCCGCTGAGAGACGCGCTCCCATTCGCCGCTGCTACAGAAATCACCCACAGCTATCTGATATGCCACGACGACCTGATGGACGGGGATACCTCGCGCCGGGACAGGCCAGCGGTATGGGTGAGGTACGGAGAGGCAGGTGAGAAAAGGAGGGGTGAGTACCTCCGCAGGGTCATGCGCGGTCTACGACCCGGGGACCGGGGCATCGCCAACGGAATCAACCTCGGCGACTACATGATGGCTAAGGCCTACGAGGTCATCACCACATCGCACCTTCCGGTCGAGAAGAAGCTTGCCCTCTGCGAAGTCCTCACCCTAACGCTCGTAAAGACGGGCGAGGGGCAGGCGCTGGACATCAACCTGAGGGCGGACGCGGGTTTCACCGTGGAGAAGTACCGGGAGCTTGCCACCCTGAAGACCGGGTACTACCTAATATTTGGCGTGGTCGGGGCAGCTATACTAGCGGGGCTGGGGGAGCGAGCGGTTTCCGACCTCTGGAGGCTCGGGGGTAATGTGGGCGTGGCATTCCAGATTCTGGACGACGTCATAGACCTGACCACCGGCAAGGGCCGGATGGGCCGGGACGGAAAACCGGAGATCGGTAATGACATCAGGGAGGGCAAGCCGAGCGCCCTCTTTGCCCGCGCCCTCGAGGTCTGCGGGCCTAGGGAGAGGGAGGAGCTCCTGGCGATTTTTAAAAAGCCACGCGAACGCACAACGAAGAGGGACATAGAGAGGGTCATCAGTATCTACAGGAAGAACGGCGTGGTGGACTGGGAGCCTGGCGGCAGAACTCGAAGGGTCAGGGGCTGGGCCGTGGACGAGGCGGAGAGGCTCCTGAGGGAGGCGCTAGCAATCGTGGACGGAATGGAAGGCCTCGGGAACTCCGAGCAGGCAGAGCGCTTCAGGGCGCTGATGAGGTTCATGGCGAGGAGGGAGAGCTAG
- a CDS encoding cation diffusion facilitator family transporter — MEPTQSGTRPVRVALAANLGIFVVKAVSAWLTGSAVLFSETLHSLADSTNSIFLMTGLYLASRPPDREHPFGYGKEVFFWSFVAAMFMLGVISVSSIYRGYEQIANTQDIKHIEFAIASLVAAAALECVAVAYAVQGLTKCASETTGIRMRNPFKAFFNVHEPTLKLIFVEDFTALLGVCIALGAIATVHGSGLNYIDGYAAVVIGVTLGVFAIFLARENREKLIGSAADEGTEKRIAALAKMEQGIRDVLSVKTMFMGANRIIVHLWVELDPDIPLERLDDLMMRVETRIKRNIPGVIDCFIEPVADMDELRDEV, encoded by the coding sequence ATGGAACCCACGCAGTCAGGCACAAGACCCGTCAGGGTGGCGCTGGCGGCGAACCTCGGGATATTCGTGGTGAAGGCGGTATCGGCCTGGCTAACAGGGAGCGCAGTGCTCTTCTCCGAGACCCTGCACAGCCTTGCCGACTCGACGAATAGCATCTTCCTGATGACCGGTCTCTACCTAGCTAGCCGCCCGCCGGACCGCGAACACCCCTTCGGCTACGGGAAAGAGGTGTTCTTTTGGTCCTTCGTGGCGGCGATGTTCATGCTCGGCGTCATATCCGTGAGCTCGATATACAGAGGCTACGAGCAGATAGCCAATACACAAGATATTAAGCACATCGAATTCGCTATTGCGAGTCTTGTCGCGGCGGCCGCGCTCGAGTGCGTGGCGGTGGCCTATGCCGTCCAGGGCCTGACGAAGTGCGCCAGCGAGACCACGGGGATACGCATGAGAAACCCATTCAAGGCTTTTTTCAACGTCCACGAACCAACGCTCAAGCTGATATTCGTTGAGGATTTCACCGCCTTGCTCGGCGTCTGCATAGCGCTCGGTGCGATTGCCACAGTTCATGGGTCCGGCCTCAACTATATTGATGGCTACGCCGCAGTGGTGATTGGTGTCACGCTCGGCGTGTTTGCGATTTTTCTCGCGCGCGAGAATAGGGAGAAGCTCATCGGGAGCGCCGCGGACGAGGGGACTGAGAAGAGAATCGCCGCGCTGGCGAAGATGGAGCAGGGGATACGGGATGTCCTGAGCGTTAAGACGATGTTCATGGGCGCCAACCGCATCATCGTTCATCTATGGGTGGAGCTGGACCCCGACATTCCCCTCGAACGGCTCGACGACCTGATGATGAGGGTGGAGACGAGAATTAAAAGGAACATTCCGGGGGTTATTGACTGCTTCATAGAGCCCGTCGCGGACATGGACGAGCTGAGGGATGAGGTCTAG
- a CDS encoding cation:proton antiporter yields MAASFFFEIGIIILLAFVGAYIAGRFRQSAIIGYIIVGVLIGPRIHISIAGLDYHGLIANQDFIRQISGLGLMFLLFFTGLGFSPSNLKNTWKPALVLSVSDVLMNIFTGFIIGALFGWPLHDTLFLAAIVAMSSVAVAAKSADEEKRLYKKEYNYLFGTMIVEDFISILLLTFASAFVLGDVLSPNQIAAMGAGVVIIYSFFFILALFIAPGVFHYFEKIQSNELFILFSLSVVFLSSAFADYLGIPPAIGAFLVGMAFAETSLRDKLATQMLSMKDAFVAIFFVSFGMLVEPGVFIRVAPMVALVVPVVVVNEVIVLGALAYLLGFTRRAAVSIGSGFLGRGEDAVLFASVGSGLQNPQTGQPVLSKAREISPFTGGFCFVMSALTPAMMRMSTRLSDDLARAVPSSLRTGGDLISRVLRGIVLAPGFSPNFEEKRCIALIGGYGASVCAALVTTGWQHWISSLSALALLLIVGTSLSGVLRPYTKSIELPEVIILPPNRERIHRFVTSTIALLLSLVLPPAALWGVSWMVVLLVDLGILLAIFTEMVRIHRSLPIRPPLDKEHILRHGIPEPIRGASPFSPKKVRIRATPPMRSPGHLKKRRAFSREAHGGSLSPRNPEGRGGRGV; encoded by the coding sequence TTGGCCGCGAGCTTTTTTTTTGAGATTGGCATAATAATCCTTCTCGCCTTCGTGGGCGCTTACATAGCAGGGCGCTTTCGCCAGTCGGCGATAATCGGATACATCATCGTGGGGGTCCTGATCGGGCCGAGAATTCATATCAGCATAGCGGGACTGGACTATCACGGCCTGATCGCCAACCAAGATTTCATTAGACAGATTTCAGGCCTTGGCCTCATGTTCCTCCTTTTTTTCACTGGTCTTGGCTTCTCGCCCAGCAATCTGAAGAACACCTGGAAACCCGCGTTGGTTCTATCGGTCTCGGACGTCCTGATGAATATATTCACGGGATTTATTATCGGAGCCCTGTTTGGCTGGCCACTTCACGACACGCTCTTCCTAGCGGCGATCGTCGCCATGAGCAGCGTGGCGGTGGCGGCCAAGTCAGCTGACGAGGAAAAGAGGCTCTACAAGAAGGAGTACAACTACCTCTTCGGCACGATGATAGTGGAGGACTTCATCTCTATCCTGCTCTTGACTTTCGCTTCGGCCTTCGTGCTCGGGGACGTTCTCTCTCCAAACCAGATCGCGGCGATGGGGGCTGGAGTTGTGATAATCTACTCATTCTTCTTCATCCTCGCCCTCTTCATCGCCCCCGGAGTCTTCCACTACTTCGAGAAGATACAGAGCAACGAGCTTTTCATACTCTTCTCCCTGAGCGTGGTTTTCCTCTCGTCCGCCTTCGCAGACTATCTGGGGATACCTCCCGCGATTGGGGCCTTTCTCGTGGGGATGGCGTTTGCGGAGACAAGCCTCAGGGACAAGCTCGCCACGCAGATGCTCTCGATGAAGGATGCCTTCGTTGCGATATTCTTCGTGAGTTTCGGAATGCTTGTCGAGCCGGGTGTGTTCATCAGGGTGGCGCCGATGGTGGCGCTGGTCGTCCCGGTTGTGGTCGTCAACGAGGTCATCGTGCTGGGTGCGCTCGCCTATCTCTTGGGATTCACGAGACGTGCGGCGGTCTCGATCGGCTCCGGCTTCCTCGGTAGGGGCGAGGACGCCGTGCTCTTCGCATCTGTGGGGAGCGGGCTCCAGAACCCCCAGACGGGTCAACCGGTGTTGAGCAAGGCGAGGGAGATTAGCCCGTTCACGGGCGGCTTCTGCTTCGTCATGAGCGCCCTAACCCCCGCGATGATGAGGATGTCGACAAGGCTCTCGGATGATCTCGCGCGCGCGGTCCCTTCCTCCCTTCGGACCGGCGGTGACCTGATTTCACGCGTGCTGAGAGGAATCGTTCTGGCCCCCGGTTTCTCACCGAACTTCGAAGAGAAGAGGTGCATTGCCCTGATTGGGGGGTATGGTGCCTCCGTATGCGCAGCCCTCGTCACCACCGGATGGCAACACTGGATATCGTCGCTCTCGGCACTCGCGCTCCTGCTCATCGTTGGGACGAGTCTCTCCGGTGTCCTCCGCCCCTACACCAAGTCCATCGAGCTTCCAGAGGTCATAATCCTCCCCCCGAATCGCGAAAGAATTCATCGGTTTGTCACAAGTACAATAGCGCTACTCCTCTCACTCGTTCTCCCTCCCGCGGCCCTGTGGGGAGTTAGCTGGATGGTAGTTCTGCTGGTTGACCTGGGAATTCTTCTCGCAATTTTCACGGAAATGGTTAGAATTCACCGGTCCCTCCCGATCAGGCCCCCCCTCGATAAAGAGCACATCCTACGGCACGGAATTCCCGAGCCCATCAGGGGGGCGTCGCCATTCTCTCCGAAAAAGGTACGCATCAGGGCCACTCCGCCGATGAGGTCGCCCGGGCATTTGAAAAAGCGCAGAGCCTTCTCAAGAGAGGCCCACGGGGGCTCCTTGAGCCCGAGGAACCCGGAAGGGAGGGGGGGTCGAGGGGTCTAG
- a CDS encoding TrkA C-terminal domain-containing protein, translating to MAEIIEIDLPGIGKKFTLTTVAGYTITVIAHLDGRRDIYYFKDSEDEDSAHVFSLTDEESRRLSAILGDTFFKPAPIDLLRSALAPTTQIELVRVPSSGPAVGKTLGELDLRRQTGASVLAVQRGDRIVPNPSAGTRVDGGDVLIVMGTAEELKKVETLLGRG from the coding sequence GTGGCCGAAATAATAGAAATCGACCTCCCTGGCATCGGAAAGAAGTTCACTCTGACCACGGTCGCCGGCTACACAATAACTGTGATTGCTCATCTCGACGGTCGGAGGGATATCTACTACTTTAAAGACTCGGAGGATGAGGATTCGGCTCACGTCTTCAGCCTGACGGACGAGGAGTCACGTCGGCTGAGCGCGATCCTTGGGGACACCTTCTTCAAGCCGGCTCCAATTGACCTGCTTCGTTCGGCTCTCGCCCCCACGACACAGATTGAGCTCGTCAGGGTGCCATCAAGTGGCCCCGCTGTGGGGAAAACTCTCGGCGAGCTGGACCTCCGCAGGCAGACTGGAGCCTCCGTCCTGGCGGTGCAGAGGGGCGACCGGATAGTCCCCAACCCCTCCGCCGGCACCCGAGTGGATGGCGGGGATGTGCTGATTGTCATGGGGACCGCGGAAGAGCTGAAGAAGGTCGAGACCCTGCTCGGGAGGGGTTGA
- a CDS encoding ribbon-helix-helix domain-containing protein, translating to MVARSERVTIRLPLRFLEAIDLLVGLDDFPSRSEAIRTAVRDLVYSRVSLVTKKTKRLRELHLNVSRLRELESQLLKR from the coding sequence ATGGTGGCGAGGTCAGAGCGGGTTACGATTCGGCTTCCTTTAAGATTTCTTGAGGCGATTGATCTTCTTGTCGGTCTGGATGATTTCCCTTCGCGTTCAGAAGCTATTCGTACTGCAGTGAGGGATCTTGTCTACTCTCGTGTGAGTCTCGTGACCAAGAAGACCAAGAGACTCCGGGAGCTTCACTTAAATGTCTCCCGACTCCGTGAGCTGGAGAGCCAGCTTCTCAAGAGATGA
- a CDS encoding geranylgeranylglycerol-phosphate geranylgeranyltransferase, which produces MDSRLEIIRPLNAAMSAFAVLAGGIVAAGTDVLSSPPTFSLFVAMLVAFLYTGGGNTLNDYYDRLIDRVNHPDRPLPMKRIRPASAWRLSIFLFASGLISSFFIGWPGINHLCLLIALLNMFLLWVYEFSLKRSGLPGNLTISWLTASLFLFGGAAVIPPGTSYEVPVQVLVLSLLAFLASMGRELIKGIEDIEGDTDRRTVPRLIGPKRAGAVASAWILLAVLLSPSPVFPMALFQPLYYIPLMVGADAIFIYSLLVLMRNPGLSSRLTKVAMLLALLAFLAGGLAKVKVGE; this is translated from the coding sequence GTGGACTCGCGTCTTGAAATAATTCGCCCACTCAACGCTGCCATGTCGGCATTCGCTGTTCTTGCCGGGGGGATAGTTGCGGCTGGAACTGATGTCCTGTCCTCCCCCCCAACCTTCAGCCTTTTTGTCGCTATGCTGGTTGCGTTTCTCTATACCGGCGGGGGCAATACTCTAAACGATTACTACGATAGGCTAATAGATCGGGTTAATCATCCCGACCGGCCACTACCCATGAAAAGAATTCGTCCCGCCTCAGCATGGAGGCTCTCCATATTCCTATTTGCCTCTGGTCTGATCTCATCGTTTTTCATAGGCTGGCCGGGGATAAACCACCTGTGCCTGCTTATAGCGCTCCTTAACATGTTCCTTCTCTGGGTTTATGAATTCTCTTTAAAGCGGAGTGGTCTGCCGGGTAATCTGACCATCAGTTGGCTGACTGCCTCCCTCTTTCTCTTCGGAGGGGCGGCTGTGATTCCACCGGGAACCTCCTATGAGGTCCCTGTTCAGGTTCTCGTGCTCTCCCTCCTCGCCTTTCTCGCCAGCATGGGTCGCGAGCTCATCAAGGGCATCGAGGATATTGAGGGCGATACAGACCGTCGCACCGTTCCCCGGCTCATCGGTCCCAAGAGAGCCGGAGCCGTCGCGTCCGCGTGGATACTTCTAGCAGTTCTTCTCTCCCCCTCGCCAGTATTCCCCATGGCGCTTTTCCAGCCCCTATACTACATTCCGCTCATGGTCGGGGCTGATGCAATATTTATATATTCTCTGCTTGTTCTGATGCGCAACCCGGGACTATCGTCCCGGCTCACAAAGGTGGCGATGCTGCTGGCGCTTCTCGCTTTTCTCGCGGGGGGACTAGCTAAGGTGAAGGTCGGCGAATGA
- a CDS encoding geranylgeranylglyceryl/heptaprenylglyceryl phosphate synthase: protein MKRKAVWRGLLRKLERRAAHLGLIDPDRQSPEAAGELALTFERAGSDGIMVGGSTGVDPRITDETVLAVKKRCRLPTILFPAGAACLSPHADAIFFMSLLNSRDRRFLIGEQSRAAPLVRRYGLEPIPMGYIIFEPGMRAGEVGRAELVPRDDTSQAVEYALAAELFGMACVYLESGSGAPEPLPARTVRAVARSLTVPVIVGGGITRPEQARELVRAGADIVVTGTVIEYSRGDIAHLSKIIAAVKKG from the coding sequence ATGAAGAGAAAGGCGGTCTGGAGGGGACTCCTGCGGAAGCTCGAGCGGCGAGCTGCCCACTTGGGCCTTATCGACCCTGATAGGCAGAGCCCGGAGGCCGCCGGGGAACTCGCCCTCACTTTTGAAAGGGCCGGGAGCGACGGCATCATGGTGGGAGGCTCCACGGGGGTTGATCCGCGTATCACCGACGAGACCGTCCTGGCGGTGAAAAAGCGTTGCCGCCTCCCCACCATTCTTTTCCCCGCCGGCGCCGCCTGCCTCTCCCCCCACGCCGACGCGATATTTTTTATGAGCCTCCTCAACTCGAGGGACAGGCGCTTCCTCATTGGAGAACAGAGTCGCGCGGCCCCCTTGGTCAGGAGGTATGGTCTCGAGCCGATACCGATGGGCTACATTATCTTTGAGCCCGGGATGAGGGCCGGGGAGGTGGGCCGCGCCGAACTCGTGCCAAGAGACGATACCTCTCAGGCCGTGGAGTACGCCCTCGCGGCCGAGCTTTTCGGAATGGCCTGCGTGTATCTCGAGTCAGGCTCCGGAGCGCCCGAACCCCTACCTGCCAGAACAGTGAGGGCGGTGGCTCGAAGTCTCACGGTACCGGTTATTGTCGGCGGTGGCATCACCCGCCCCGAGCAGGCGCGCGAGCTCGTCCGCGCTGGAGCGGATATAGTCGTCACAGGCACGGTCATTGAGTACAGCCGGGGCGACATCGCCCACCTCTCAAAAATAATCGCCGCGGTCAAAAAGGGGTGA
- a CDS encoding DUF2070 family protein, producing MTAEQGVVQATGVANYVFTSPAPWKTLPLALASSFLLGVLVLPANEPASWAVASLGLFFLPALLGAALALPLTRMLGGKIYLRRSALLALLSLIILLPVLALWRWVMEPRFGTRLSDILIFSWGLVLWLWHLVLLTTAVTHHGRALATAVVMPLCGVIAVAILLPPFGTRELFLALGFSSVFLLSAAGFKRIAESPLRRSFGASGMELVRNMLAHWTEGGSAGKEEMERFFSTFSVPFRAEVDAVAFRARGRLRALWLVPSVHPGPFGRLGGSDLPSRLRKKLEAGVAGVEPDTTVMVFHGPATHDQNPASEEDVSELARAASRALESLEFQRGAGAFKRLRGERVSVCTQLLGGALVVIHTSAPDPTDDVDHAVGVMVKKELAAKGWPRAIFIDAHNCLERGSGAVHSGTREAEELMKLVGEAITSLQEPTRLEREVAPAPSPSTTGGGAPEKLASPAGLRAGFASSVGFVPERDGIGSQGIQVAVLESAGRKSAYVLFDGNNMVRGLREKLLEGVRGMVDEAEVFTTDNHAVHATMGGYNPVGARFHHDRLIEIARGTLERALATMEEVEVGAGSAEAEIRVFGPGNTARLTTAINSTVAILRVSVALCLIGAFLGCFAWHWLVEFLL from the coding sequence ATGACGGCAGAGCAGGGCGTTGTCCAGGCGACTGGGGTAGCCAACTACGTATTCACCTCACCCGCGCCCTGGAAGACCCTTCCGCTGGCCCTCGCGAGCTCCTTTCTCCTCGGCGTCCTAGTCCTACCCGCTAATGAGCCCGCCTCGTGGGCGGTCGCGTCGCTCGGTCTCTTTTTCCTGCCCGCCCTTCTCGGAGCTGCCCTGGCCTTGCCTCTGACAAGGATGCTCGGTGGGAAAATATACCTGCGCAGGAGCGCACTTTTGGCACTCCTCTCCCTCATAATTCTCCTTCCGGTCCTTGCACTCTGGCGCTGGGTAATGGAGCCCAGGTTTGGGACTCGCCTCTCCGACATTCTGATTTTTTCGTGGGGTCTCGTACTCTGGCTCTGGCATTTGGTCCTCCTCACGACCGCTGTCACCCATCATGGAAGGGCGCTGGCGACCGCGGTCGTCATGCCGCTGTGTGGGGTCATAGCGGTTGCGATTCTCCTCCCGCCCTTCGGGACCCGCGAGCTATTCCTCGCACTCGGCTTCTCCTCCGTTTTCCTCCTCTCCGCCGCGGGTTTCAAGCGAATCGCGGAGTCCCCCCTCAGGCGCAGCTTCGGCGCGAGCGGTATGGAGCTGGTCCGCAACATGCTCGCGCACTGGACCGAAGGCGGGTCGGCTGGGAAGGAAGAGATGGAGCGCTTCTTCTCCACATTCTCCGTGCCCTTCAGGGCCGAGGTCGATGCTGTAGCATTCAGGGCGAGGGGACGGCTGAGGGCCCTATGGCTCGTTCCTTCAGTCCACCCGGGCCCCTTCGGTCGACTGGGCGGCAGCGACCTTCCCTCGAGGTTGAGGAAGAAGCTCGAGGCGGGGGTGGCCGGCGTGGAGCCCGATACCACGGTGATGGTTTTCCACGGTCCAGCAACCCACGACCAGAACCCGGCGAGCGAGGAGGACGTTTCGGAGCTTGCGCGCGCGGCCTCGAGGGCTCTCGAAAGCCTTGAGTTCCAAAGGGGGGCCGGAGCGTTCAAGAGGCTCCGGGGCGAGCGGGTCTCGGTGTGCACGCAGCTGCTGGGCGGCGCGCTGGTGGTGATCCACACTTCTGCCCCCGACCCCACTGACGACGTCGACCACGCGGTGGGTGTGATGGTAAAAAAGGAGCTTGCGGCGAAGGGCTGGCCCCGCGCGATTTTCATAGACGCCCACAACTGCCTCGAGAGGGGGAGCGGGGCGGTCCACTCCGGAACTCGCGAGGCCGAGGAGCTGATGAAACTGGTGGGGGAGGCTATTACATCGCTCCAGGAGCCAACGAGGCTAGAGCGGGAAGTCGCCCCGGCCCCATCTCCATCAACAACCGGGGGCGGCGCTCCGGAAAAACTGGCCTCCCCCGCAGGCCTACGCGCTGGGTTCGCCTCCTCGGTGGGCTTCGTGCCGGAGAGGGACGGTATCGGCTCCCAGGGTATTCAGGTTGCGGTACTGGAGTCCGCGGGGAGGAAAAGCGCCTACGTCCTTTTCGATGGGAACAACATGGTCAGGGGCCTCAGGGAAAAGCTCCTCGAAGGTGTCCGGGGGATGGTGGACGAGGCGGAGGTCTTCACAACCGACAACCACGCGGTCCACGCCACGATGGGCGGCTATAACCCGGTGGGAGCGAGGTTCCACCACGATAGACTGATTGAGATTGCGAGAGGCACTTTGGAGAGGGCTCTTGCGACCATGGAAGAGGTAGAGGTCGGCGCCGGGAGCGCGGAGGCAGAGATTCGGGTTTTCGGCCCCGGCAACACGGCTCGCCTCACGACAGCCATAAACTCGACTGTGGCGATTTTGAGGGTCTCGGTGGCGCTCTGCCTTATCGGGGCCTTCCTGGGGTGCTTCGCGTGGCACTGGCTTGTGGAGTTTCTTCTCTAG